One genomic segment of Stigmatopora argus isolate UIUO_Sarg chromosome 1, RoL_Sarg_1.0, whole genome shotgun sequence includes these proteins:
- the ndfip2 gene encoding NEDD4 family-interacting protein 2, whose protein sequence is MDPTSRYQVLHNEDDPSEASGGEDRQPSADAQPGTSLDQSRSPSGVIPVPDAAVEPAGAEAAPPPYASIDLGATAAAESSFQSDFPVPPPYSVATSLPTYDEAEKAKAAAMAASAAEIVTRDEEFLPRDDFSDADQLRVGNDGIFMLAFFMAFLFNWIGFCLSFCLTNTIAGRYGAICGFGLSLIKWILIVRYSDYFTGYFNGQYWLWWIFLLLGLLLFFRGFVNYLKVRNMSEDMASSHRTRLLFLY, encoded by the exons ATGGACCCAACCAGTCGATACCAAGTG cTGCACAATGAGGACGACCCCTCCGAAGCCTCCGGCGGGGAGGACCGGCAGCCGTCCGCCGACGCCCAGCCCGGAACGTCGTTGGACCAAAGCCGGTCACCGAGCGGCGTGATTCCCGTCCCAGATGCGGCGGTAGAACCCGCGGGCGCGGAGGCGGCTCCGCCCCCTTACGCCTCCATCGACCTGGGGGCAACCGCAGCTG CGGAGAGCAGTTTCCAAAGCGACTTCCCGGTGCCGCCGCCGTACAGCGTGGCCACATCGTTGCCCACCTACGACGAAGCGGAAAAAGCCAAAGCCGCCGCCATGGCCGCTTCGGCCGCGGAGATCGTTACAAGG GACGAGGAATTTCTTCCCCGAGACGATTTTAGCGACGCCGACCAACTGCGAGTGGGGAACGACGGAATCTTCATGTTGGCTTTTTTCA TGGCCTTCCTGTTTAACTGGATCGGTTTCTGTCTATCTTTCTGCTTAACCAACACCATCGCAGGCCGCTACGGCGCCATTTGTGGCTTCGGGCTATCGCTCATCAAGTGGATTCTCATTGTCCGG taCTCCGACTACTTCACTGGCTACTTCAATGGTCAGTACTGGCTTTGGTGGATCTTCCTGTTGCTTG GTCTCCTGCTATTCTTCAGAGGTTTTGTCAACTACCTCAAAGTCCGCAACATGTCCGAAGACATGGCCTCCTCGCACAGAACGCGTCTCCTTTTCCTGTActaa